The Amblyomma americanum isolate KBUSLIRL-KWMA chromosome 6, ASM5285725v1, whole genome shotgun sequence genome has a window encoding:
- the LOC144094695 gene encoding uncharacterized protein LOC144094695 yields the protein MPQRRGNRVSKCSKDSLLELSANAAPQSGPTAVDDTAAKPQPALKPEPAQTLYKFPLPKKPRAGVLPRSASMRGIYSCASSGRVRRRAWYLKHYDLVLVVGALFLLGCSVLLFTALTHASKARLPRVAPRSIRASRAPASSPFTSDRWTSRRAFATPAQTHFVPSSESDTAQGRGPRTHPPPMTADGHDRNHL from the exons ATGCCTCAGCGCCGAGGAAACAGGGTGTCCAAGTGCTCCAAGGACTCTCTACTGGAGTTATCCGCGAATGCTGCCCCGCAGTCGGGTCCCACAGCGGTGGACGACACGGCAGCCAAGCCTCAACCTGCTCTGAAGCCCGAACCGGCACAAACTCTCTACAAGTTTCCTCTGCCCAAGAAGCCTCGTGCCGGTGTGCTGCCGAGGTCGGCTAGCATGCGTGGAATCTACTCCTGCGCATCGTCCGGCAGGGTACGACGACGAGCTTGGTACCTGAAGCACTACGA CCTTGTGCTGGTTGTAGGCGCCCTCTTCCTCCTGGGTTGCTCGGTGCTACTGTTCACGGCCTTGACGCACGCCAGCAAAGCGCGGCTTCCACGAGTTGCACCTCGTAGTATACGCGCTTCCAGGGCCCCGGCCAGCTCGCCCTTCACGTCCGACCGCTGGACGTCGCGCAGAGCGTTCGCCACACCTGCTCAGACTCACTTCGTACCGTCATCGGAGTCCGATACTGCGCAAGGTCGAGGGCCTCGTACCCACCCACCCCCCATGACAGCCGATGGACATGACCGAAATCACCTGTGA